Proteins encoded together in one Sceloporus undulatus isolate JIND9_A2432 ecotype Alabama chromosome 4, SceUnd_v1.1, whole genome shotgun sequence window:
- the USP1 gene encoding ubiquitin carboxyl-terminal hydrolase 1 encodes MPGVVLPSDSDGLPRGSPAATTKKGRLSLKFFQKRETKRALDFAESPENEQKASEHDESPVIEQIVPAAQPLPPVCCEKKDIMLPFVGLNNLGNTCYLNSILQVLYFCPGFKTGVKKLFNVISKKKESLKEEIDKGTIKEDSLASYDLVCSLHSLIISVEQLQASFLLSPDKYTEDLATQPRRLLNTLRELNPMYEGYLQHDAQEVLQCILGHIQGTCQFLKDKLKYKSVQEPTTELEKKSNQNSDSASIVEEDRNVLDDQMKKDCEDKTKGSVKRKSDDIEGGNEKKKSRVSREKNGGEENLRQTRSKRKALEEKLETHPEAVIKEMKIQSENETTKPIHKKSRLRLNWLISSSNQPSILSKFCSLGKLATNFGFKDPIKEMDNCQFTDTSVKCEKSIQSKEQYYESSSPKESTVEKGTEEQLKKELADFDLVERLFQGQLVLRTRCLECECFTERREDFQDISVPVQKDELSKVEENSEISPDPKTEVKTLKWAISQFASVERIVGEDKYFCENCRHYTEAERSLLFDKMPEVITIHLKCFAASGLEFECYGGLSKINTPLQTPLKLSLDDWSINPANETYGLFAVVMHSGITISSGHYTASVKITDLDSLELDKDNFIVDALGKICPETLNDQDARTVTEDYDDGEVSFRVGGNAQPNKGLNKKNTEAVGLLGGQKSKYICDLPTNKASHSEKMTNMVTELKNAECSHAKQIMEFEHDEQTAITTNGVGSKAIRIMQSLKEYEGKWLLFDDSEVKVTEEKDFLNFLSPVSSSTSTPYLLFYKKIVE; translated from the exons CGAGCAGATAGTTCCTGCAGCACAGCCACTTCCACCTGTTTGCTGTGAGAAGAAAGACATCATGCTGCCTTTTGTGGGCTTGAACAATCTTGGCAACACTTGTTACCTTAACAGTATACTCCAG GTGCTCTATTTTTGCCCCGGCTTTAAAACTGGAGTGAAAAAGTTATTTAATGTAATTTCCAAAAAGAAGGAAAGCTTAAAGGAAGAAATTGATAAG GGGACCATTAAAGAAGATTCTCTCGCAAGCTATGATTTGGTCTGCAGTTTACACTCCCTGATCATTTCAGTAGAACAGCTTCAGGCCAGTTTTCTTTTAAGTCCAGATAAATACACAGAGGACCTTGCTACTCAGCCAAGAAGGCTCCTAAACACACTAAG GGAGCTCAATCCCATGTATGAGGGATATTTGCAGCACGATGCCCAAGAAGTATTGCAGTGTATATTGGGGCATATCCAAGGAACGTGTCAGTTCTTAAAGGACAAACTCAAATACAAATCAGTGCAAGAGCCCACAACTgaacttgaaaaaaaatcaaatcagaaTAGTGACAGTGCTAGTATTGTTGAAGAGGATAGAAATGTGCTTGATGATCAAATGAAAAAGGACTGTGAAGATAAAACTAAAGGAAGTGTGAAGAGAAAAAGTGATGATATTGAAGGgggcaatgaaaagaaaaagtccAGGGTATCCAGAGAGAAAAATGGAGGTGAAGAAAATCTAAGACAGACTCGATCGAAGAGAAAAGCACTAGAAGAAAAACTGGAAACTCATCCTGAAGCTGTAATTAAGGAAATGAAAATTCAAAGTGAAAATGAAACTACCAAGCCAATCCATAAAAAATCAAGGCTTAGGTTAAACTGGTTAATATCTTCAAGCAACCAGCCTAGTATTTTGTCTAAGTTCTGTAGTCTTGGAAAGTTGGCAACAAACTTTGGGTTCAAAGATCCCATCAAAGAAATGGATAACTGTCAGTTTACAGACACTTCTGTCAAGTGTGAAAAGAGTATCCAGTCAAAGGAACAATATTATGAATCATCGTCTCCCAAGGAAAGCACTGTGGAAAAGGGAACTGAAGAACAACTCAAGAAAG AGTTGGCTGACTTTGATTTAGTCGAGAGACTCTTCCAGGGCCAGTTGGTATTGCGAACAAGATGTTTAGAGTGTGAATGTTTCACTGAGAGGAGAGAAGACTTTCAGGATATCAGTGTACCTGTACAAAAAGATGAACTGTCCAAAGTGGAAGAGAATTCTGAAA TTTCCCCAGATCCCAAAACAGAAGTGAAAACACTGAAGTGGGCAATTTCACAGTTTGCTTCTGTGGAGAGGATTGTGGGAGAAGATaaatatttttgtgaaaattGTCGTCATTACACAGAAGCTGAACGTAGTCTTCTTTTTGATAAAATGCCTGAAGTTATAACAATCCATTTGAAGTGCTTTGCTGCTAGTGGACTAGA gtttGAATGTTACGGCGGACTCTCCAAGATAAATACACCTTTACAGACGCCTCTCAAGCTGTCCTTGGATGACTGGAGCATAAACCCAGCCAATGAAACCTATGGATTATTTGCCGTAGTGATGCACAGCGGCATTACTATCAGCAGTGGGCACTACACAGCTTCTGTTAAAATTACAGATCTAGACAGTTTAGAGCTAGACAAGGATAATTTCATCGTTGATGCTCTTGGTAAAATTTGCCCAGAAACATTGAATGACCAAGACGCAAGAACTGTCACAGAGGACTATGATGATGGTGAGGTCTCCTTTAGAGTTGGTGGAAATGCACAACCTAATAAAGGACTGAACAAAAAGAATACAGAAGCTGTGGGGCTTCTTGGAGGACAAAAAAGCAAGTACATCTGTGACTTGCCCACTAACAAAGCAAGCCATTCTGAGAAGATGACTAATATGGTAACTGAACTTAAAAATGCTGAATGTAGCCATGCTAAACAAATCATGGAGTTTGAACACGACGAGCAAACTGCTATTACTACCAATGGAGTAGGAAGCAAAGCCATTCGTATCATGCAGAGCCTCAAAGAGTATGAGGGGAAGTGGCTACTTTTTGATGATTCTGAGGTGAAAGTTACAGAGGAAAAGGACTTTCTTAACTTTTTGTCCCCCGTTTCATCGTCTACATCCACTCCTTACTTGCTGTTTTATAAAAAAATTGTAGAATGA